Below is a genomic region from Vulgatibacter sp..
GGAGGAGCTCCTCCTCGAATCCGCGCTCCTCGAGCGGCTCTCCGCAGCGGAGAGGGCCGAGCTCCTCGCCGCCCACGGGCGGGGCAGGCGCGCCGTACGCGTCGACTTCGCTCCCTCGCCCGAGCGGGCGCGGGAAGGCATGAACATCACGCGGGTCCGGGAGGACGTGGCCCGGCTCGCGGAGATCGTGAAGGTCGTTCCCCTCTCGCGACCCGCGACGCCGGAGGCCCCCGGCGGGCTCGCCTTCGCGCTGCTGGTGGTCACCGACGCGGACGACGAGGCCCTCGCTGCAGCAGCGGGAGCCGAGGGTGTCGTCCCCCTCCGCGGCGAGGCGCCGCAGCCGGTTCCCCCCCTCCCCGCACTCGAGGAGGCGGAAGGCGGCGCCTTCGAGCCCCGGAACCGCCGCTACGTGCGGGTCGACGTCGGCAGGCTCGACGAGGCGCTGGAGAAGCTCTCCGCGCTGGTGGTGACGCGCCACCGCCTCGAGCGCGCGGTGGCGGATCTCGCCGGCCGCTCGGTGGACGTGCGGGAGCTCGCCTTCGTGGTGGCGGACAACGCGCGCCAGCTCAGGGATCTGCGGGCGGCGATCATGGGCGCCCGGCTCGTGCCGGTGGAGGAGTTGCTCGAGCGCGTGCCGCTCATCGTGCGGGGGCTCGCCCGCGGCACCGGCAAGCAGGTGCGCCTGGACATCGACGCCGGCAGGGCGGAGCTGGACAAGGCGGTGGGCGAGCGGCTCTTCCCCGCGATCGTCCACCTCGTCCGCAACGCCGTGGACCATGGACTCGAGACGCCGGCGGAGCGGGTCGCTGCAGGCAAGCCCGAGGAGGGCCATCTCCGGATCCACTGTGCGGAACGCGGCAACAACCAGCTCGAGCTGGTGATCGCGGACGACGGCAGGGGAATCGACCGGGAGGCGGTGGCCCGCAAGGCCGGGGTCCCGGTGCCGGAGAGCGACGAGGCCCTGATCGACCTGCTGGCACGCCCCGGCTTCAGCACCCGCGACGAGACCACGACCACCAGCGGCCGCGGCATGGGCGTGGACATCGTCAAGCGCGTCGCCGTTGCCGAGCTCGGCGGCGAGTTCTCGCTGCAGACGCAGGCGGGTCGCGGGACGACCTTCGTCCTCCGCGTGCCCTTGAGCATCACCATCATCGACGCCTTCGCCTTCCAGGCCGGCGGCCAGACCTTCGTGGTGCCGGTGGCGACGGTGGAGGAGCTGGTGGAGCTGGCGGATGCGCAGGTGACGGTGCCGCCGGGGCACGGAGCGCTGCGCCTGCTCCGGCGGCGCGACGAGACCGTTCCCCTGGTCGATCTCGCGGCGCGCCTGCAGCTACCCCGGCAGCAGCAGGAGCGGCCCAAGGCGATCGTGGTGCGGCGGAACGGCGAGCCCTTCGCCTTCGAGGTGGACCGGATGCGCGGACAGCAGGAGGTGGTGGTGCGGCCGATCGAGGATCCGCTGGTACAGGTGCCCGGCGTCAGCGGCACCGCCGATCTCGGCGACGGCAAACCCACCCTCGTCCTCGACCTGCTCGCGCTCCGGGCGAGCGGCACCGGGGAGGTGCAGCGGTGAGCGATCTCCACGTCGTCTTCCAGGTCGCCGGCGCCCACTACGTCGTTCCGGCGAACGAGGTGGTGCAGCTCGAATCGTTCCAGGGGGCGACCCCCGTCCCCGGCGCACCGGATTTCGTCGAGGGCCTGGTCCAGATCCGGGGCGCCGTGGTGCCGGTGATCAACCTGCGGCGCCGCTTCGGCAAGGAACCGATCGAGCCGAGCCTGGACAGCCGCGTGATCGTGGTCCGCGGCGGATCCCGCACCGTCGGATTGCTCGCGGATCGCTCCCGCGAGGTGGTGCAGCTCGCGCCCGACGAGCTGCGCCCGCCCCCCGACATCATCCAGCAGCAGGCGAGCGGCTTCGTGCGAGCCGTCGCCGGACGAGGCGACCGCCTCCTCATGCTCATCGACTTCGACAAGGTCGTCGGCGAGGGAGAGATCCATGGCGAATGAGCCCCGGAAGCAGCAGCAGGAGACGCTCGCGCGGGCGACCGCGGTGGCGAACGCCGTCGAGCAGGCAGCCGGCCGTGCTGCAGCAGCCGAGGAAGCTGCAGCGCGCCTCGCCGCTGCCGGCGAGGAACAGGCCCAGGCCAACGAGCACGCGCGGGTGGCGATCGAATCGATCGCCACGTCCGTCGAGGAGACCGCCGCCACCGTCGAGAGCCAGGCGCGCTCCCAGCGCGGCGTCGCCGACGGCGCCCGCAAGGTGCTCGAGGCGTTGGAGGCGACGAGCGCCGGGCTCCAGGAGGTCGCCGCCTCCGTCCGCGGCGTCCGCCGCGATGCCGACAAGCTCGCGGTCTCGGTGGAGAGCACCAGCACCACGCTCGAGGAGATCACCCGGTCGGTCCAGGGGGTGAGCGGCAATGCCAGCGAGCTCGCCGCAGGCGCGGAGGAGCTGCTCCAGAGCTCGAGCAAGGCGGCCACCTCGGTCCAGGAGGTGATCGGCAGAGGCGAGGCCAACGCAGCGACCATCGAAGAGGTGGCCGGCACCGCCCTCGAGATGTCGCGCGGCATCGAGCGCCTCGCCGAGGACACCCGTGGCGTCGGGGAGCGGATGAGCCGGGTCAGCGCCTCGACGCAAGCCTCGACCCGCGCCCTCGACGCGATCGCCACCGACACCGCCGAGATGGCGAGCGCCGTCGAGCAGGTCGCCGCCACCGCGGAGGAGTTCGCGCGCACGGTTCGCGGCGTGGCGGAGAGCGCCGGTGCGCTGGAGCAGGCGCAGGCGGGCAACGCCAGCACCGTCACCGAGGTCGCCGCGTCGGTGGAGGAAGTCGCCGCCACCGCGGAGAAGAACGCGGCGACGATCGAGGCGAACGCCGCGGCGATCGAGCAGGTGGCCCGCGCCTCCCAGGCCCTGGCGCAGAGCGCCGAGCGGATCAGCCAGCTCGCCGGTTCCGGCGCCTCGAGCGCCACCCAGCTCGAGGCAGCGACCCAGCGCATCCGCGGGGTGGTGGAGGGAGCGCGCACCACCGCGGAGCGGGTGACCGCCAGCGCCCGCGAGGGCGGCTCGACCGTTTCCCGTTCCATCGCGGGCCTCGGCTCGGTCCGCGCCGCGATCGGCAGCTCCGCCGGCGTGATGAAGGAGATGGGCACGCGCGCCGAGGAGATCGGCGACATCATCCAGACGATCAACCTCATCGCCGATCGCACCAAC
It encodes:
- a CDS encoding chemotaxis protein CheW; amino-acid sequence: MSDLHVVFQVAGAHYVVPANEVVQLESFQGATPVPGAPDFVEGLVQIRGAVVPVINLRRRFGKEPIEPSLDSRVIVVRGGSRTVGLLADRSREVVQLAPDELRPPPDIIQQQASGFVRAVAGRGDRLLMLIDFDKVVGEGEIHGE
- a CDS encoding chemotaxis protein CheA, whose protein sequence is MSQPPDLKTFLGGFLVEAEEYLRSANAQLVALDGLVRRGEAGHRQVRELFRAMHTIKGLAAMVGVEPIVAIAHALETVLRKADRAGGALDARTLDLLQQAVRAVEERVRALEERKQVLPEPAALIDALERLPIGEGPREAIGAEELLLESALLERLSAAERAELLAAHGRGRRAVRVDFAPSPERAREGMNITRVREDVARLAEIVKVVPLSRPATPEAPGGLAFALLVVTDADDEALAAAAGAEGVVPLRGEAPQPVPPLPALEEAEGGAFEPRNRRYVRVDVGRLDEALEKLSALVVTRHRLERAVADLAGRSVDVRELAFVVADNARQLRDLRAAIMGARLVPVEELLERVPLIVRGLARGTGKQVRLDIDAGRAELDKAVGERLFPAIVHLVRNAVDHGLETPAERVAAGKPEEGHLRIHCAERGNNQLELVIADDGRGIDREAVARKAGVPVPESDEALIDLLARPGFSTRDETTTTSGRGMGVDIVKRVAVAELGGEFSLQTQAGRGTTFVLRVPLSITIIDAFAFQAGGQTFVVPVATVEELVELADAQVTVPPGHGALRLLRRRDETVPLVDLAARLQLPRQQQERPKAIVVRRNGEPFAFEVDRMRGQQEVVVRPIEDPLVQVPGVSGTADLGDGKPTLVLDLLALRASGTGEVQR